From Juglans regia cultivar Chandler chromosome 8, Walnut 2.0, whole genome shotgun sequence, the proteins below share one genomic window:
- the LOC109000446 gene encoding diacylglycerol kinase theta → MELPKNPRPTTSVPRKYPLIEFPTSPQLIVGEEMLHFNHPQHPLSKLDLPDHFTCSGCKEYGAGMRFTCQQCDFQLHEFCAHAPPDLKDHPFHYLHQLTFYSKPGKEGKSKCDVCFKPAKGYAFRCSACGFQMHPCCERLSSETSFLCHPAHTLRLVPANMAGANGDSGFVCGVCKRKRSGRVFHCTVCGYHLHAVCAKNMVNGLYANGIKDLEKPSMLGSAFRVVSKVVIVLFEGLVEGMAEGVGEVLGDNLARGKGRNRSS, encoded by the exons ATGGAACTCCCTAAAAATCCTAGACCCACAACATCTGTACCCAGAAAGTATCCTCTCATCGAATTCCCCACCTCCCCACAACTTATCGTGGGGGAAGAGATGCTTCATTTTAACCACCCACAACATCCTCTATCGAAACTGGACCTTCCAGACCACTTTACCTGCTCTGGCTGCAAGGAGTATGGTGCAGGAATGAGGTTCACTTGCCAACAATGTGATTTTCAGCTGCACGAGTTCTGTGCCCATGCTCCTCCTGATCTTAAGGACCACCCTTTCCACTACCTGCACCAGCTTACTTTCTATTCTAAGCCAG GTAAAGAAGGGAAATCAAAGTGTGATGTTTGTTTCAAACCCGCCAAAGGGTATGCTTTCCGATGCAGTGCCTGTGGTTTCCAGATGCACCCTTGCTGCGAGAGGCTTTCTTCGGAAACCAGCTTCTTATGCCACCCTGCGCATACCCTCAGACTTGTGCCCGCAAACATGGCAGGCGCAAATGGCGATTCTGGTTTCGTGTGTGGCGTGTGCAAGAGGAAGAGGTCAGGCCGTGTGTTCCACTGCACTGTTTGTGGTTACCATCTCCATGCGGTTTGTGCTAAGAATATGGTTAATGGGCTCTATGCCAATGGGATCAAAGATCTCGAAAAGCCCAGCATGCTAGGGTCTGCCTTCCGGGTTGTATCTAAAGTTGTCATAGTGCTCTTTGAAGGGCTGGTCGAGGGTATGGCAGAAGGTGTTGGAGAAGTTTTAGGTGATAATCTTGCCAGAGGAAAGGGCAGAAATCGAAGTAGCTAG